CGCGCTGGAGAAATTCGGTGTGGGGCGTGAAAATGTGATTGAAGTGAGCAACGAGTGGGGTTTCATGATTGACCTTGCGGCGCAGGCCCCGCTTGAGGCCGCGCTGGTGGCAGGGCATCCGGGAAAACTTGCCAAGCTCACCGAAGGATGGTGGGACACGCATTCGTCGCGCTCCGGATCCGCCGCGCCGATCGTGGCTGCGATGGCGGAAAATATCACGGGCCGGACGATGTCCGATCTGAACACGGTGGAGGGGATTTTCGAATCGCTATCGCCGGAACAAAAAAAGATAGTGGCGGACGAACTTGCCCAAAATGTCGCCGCCGCCATATCAGTCCGGGTGCAAGGGCGATTCCCCGTGGCCGCGGCGTTGTTTGACATGAAGGGCGTTATGCTGGGAAGTTTTGGCGATTTGGCGCGGTGGCTTGTATGAACAAAATAACGATAATCGGCTGCGGTCCCGGCGGGGAAGATTACATCACACCGGCGGCGAGGAAAAAGGCGATGGAGGCCGAATGCCTGATCGGTTCGGAGAGGCTTTTGGAACTTTTTCCGGTCAACGGCGCCGAGAGAATTTGTGTTGGAGGCGATACAAGCAAGACAATCGAGGCCATCGCCTCGCGGTTTGAATCTAAGAAAGTGGCGGCGCTGGTGAGCGGCGATCCGGGTGTCCGGAGCATGGCGCGGCTTATCATCGCAAAATTCGGGATGCACGCGTGCGACGTGGTTCCGGGAGTCAGCTCCGTCCAGTGCGCTTTCGCGAAAATCGGACTGGACTGGACCGACGCTAAAATCATCACCGCCCACGACAAAATCCCGGATGGGGACTTTGCGGCGATTCTGGATTCGCCGAAAATCGCGATACTGGCCGGAGCGGCGGGCTCGGTCCGGTGGATTTCTGAAATGGCCGCGCGGGCTGGCGCCGGGAAGGGGCTTATTGTCTGCGAAAACCTGACCCTGCCCGGCGAAAAGGTGACCGCGATGCCGCCGGACGAGCTTTCAAAATACAACGCCGCATCCATGACTGTGGCGTTGCTTGTGAACAGGGAGCTATTGGAATGAGTTACGGAACTTTGTATGGAATAGGCGTCGGCCCGGGCGACCCGGAGCTTATCACAGTGAAAGGCGCGAGGCTTTTGGGGGAATGTTCCCGCCTTTTCGTCCCCAAGGCGCGGATGAAGTCGGAAAGCGTGGCGTACGCCATCGTCCAGCGATATGTGAATCCCAAAGCCGTGATAGAAGAGCTTGTGTTCCCCATGGTGACTGACAAGGAGGAGCTTGAGCAAAAGTGGAACGAATCGGCGGCGAAAATCGCCCAGACGCTTTCCACCGGGGCGGACGCGCTCTTCGTGACGCTGGGCGATTCGCTGCTGTATTCCACATATATCTATCTGGTGCGGGCGTTGCGCAAGGTGGCGCCGGAGGCGAAGATAGTCACAGTGCCGGGGGTGACGGCATTTTCGGCGGCGGCGGCGCTCACAAATTTCCCGGTGGGCGAAGGCAAGGAGCTTGTCACCATCGTCCCTGCGGCGGACGATCTTTCGTCCGTTCGCGCGGCGCTTAACGGCGGCGGGACGGTGGTGATGATGAAGGTGGGCAAAAGGCTTGGTTCGATAATAGAGGCCATCGAGAACGCCGGGGCCTTGGACGGCGCGGTGTTCGCCGCCTACGCCGGGCTTGAGGGGGAAAGGATAGAGACGGACCTTGCGAAATTGAAAAACGAGGAACCGGAGGCGGGATATCTTTCCACCATCCTGGTCCACGCGCGAAAGGGGAGTTGAGATGAAAGTCTATTTCGTGGGTGGCGGTCCGGGCGATCCGAAGCTTCTCACCGTGCGCGCCGTCGAATTGCTGAAAAACTGCAAATGCTGCGTTTACGCCGGATCGCTGGTGAGCCCGGAGGTTCTCTCGCTTCTCCCGGCCGACGCCGAGCGGCATGATTCGGCGGGGATGGACCTTACGCGGATAGTGGAAGTGTTCAAGCGATGCGCCCAAGGGGGGATTGACGTTGTCCGCCTCCATTCGGGCGATCCTTCCATCTTCGGCGCCATCCGCGAACAGATGAACGAACTGGACAAACTGCAAATCGGATACGAGGTGATCCCCGGGGTCAGCTCGTTCCAGGCGGCGGCGGCGGCGCTGAATCTGGAACTGACGGCTCCGGAAGTTTCGCAGACGGTGATACTGGCCAGGACCGCCGGACGCACGCCGGTGCCTGATGAACAGGATTTGGACGCATTGGGGGCCACCCGAGCAACGCTTTGCCTGTTCCTTTCAGTTCAGGGGTTGAAGGAGGCGGCCCGTAAACTTGCCGTCCATTATGGCGGCGATTGCCCGGCGGCGGTGGTAAGCCGCGCGTCATGGCCGGACCAGCGGATCATCAACGGCACTTTGGCGGACATCGCGGACAAAACAGAATCGGCCGGGATCAGCAGGACAGCGATGGTGATCGTGGGCTGGGCGCTGTCCCGCGATATCCCGGTGTCGCGGTTGTACGCTCCCGAATTTTCCCACGGATACCGCAAGGGCGGGGAGTGACGATGAAACTGGCGGTGATAACGCTTTCGCGCGAGGGAGGGAAACTGGCGGCCAGCTTGCTGGACGCGATTCCCGGGGCCGCCGGGTTCATACACGAGAAAGTGGACGGAGCGGATGGGCGGCTGAAAAAGTTTTCGCGGGTGGTCGAGCTTACCGCAAAGATTTTCAAAAAGCATGACGGCCTAGTGTACATAGCCCCTTGTGGAGCGGTTGTCCGCGCCATCGCGCCGCATATCAGCGGGAAAAAGACCGACCCGGCGGTGGTGGTGGTGGACATCGGCGGCAGATATGCTGTCAGCCTTCTATCGGGCCACGAAGGAGGCGCCAACGGCCTCGCCGTCCAGGTTTCGAACATTATCGGGGCCGAGCCTGTGATCTCCACATCCACGGACGCGGCGAAGAACCTGATTGTGGGCGTTGGATGCCGGAAAGGCAAAGAGGCCGCGGCGATAGTGGCGGCGGTGAAAAGCGCGCTGGAGGAGGCCGGGGAGCGGATTGAAAAAGTGCGTGTGATCGCCTCGGCGGACGTGAAATCGGACGAAGCGGGGCTCATCGAGGCGGCGCGTGAACTTGGCGCGCCGTTGCGGTTCATCCCGTCGGAAGACATAAGGAATACATGGCGCGAGTTTTCGCGTTCCAAATTTGTTCAACAAAGCGTGAACCTGCCTGCGGTGGCGGAGCCAGCCGCGCTTTTGGCGGGAAGGAGGACATCATTAATACTGGAAAAGAGGAAGTACGGCGGCGTGACGGTGGCGCTGGCCAGGGAAAACTGTTCGTCGTTGGAATAGGCCCCGGCGGGCCGCTGGACCGCACCCGCAGGGCGGAGATGGCCATCGGCCAATGCTCCGCCGTGGTGGGATATAAAAGATACCTGGACAACGTGGCCGGCCTGACGGAGGGCAAGCGCCTGGTCTCCTCCGGCATGACGCAGGAGACCGAGCGGGTGCGTGAAGCTTTAAGGCTTGCCAAAGAAGGGGAATCGGTGGCGCTGATTTCATCCGGCGACGCTGGGGTGTATGGCATGTCCGGCCTTGCCATAGAGCTTGCCCAGGAAGATGGTGTGGACCTGCCCATCGAAATAATCCCGGGAGTCACCGCCGCGTCCGCCGCCGGAGCAAGGCTTGGCGCGCCGCTGATGCTCGATTACGCCACAATAAGCTTGTCCGACCTTTTGGTCCCATGGGAAGCGATCCGCAAGCGGCTGGAAGCGGTGGCCGAAGCGGACATGGTGACGGCCCTGTACAATCCCAAAAGCAAAAAGCGGGTGGAACAGCTTGAAGAGGCGGCGGAAATATTCAGAAAGCACAGGCCCGGCGAAACACCCGTCGGCGTGTGCACAAGCGTGGGCTACGATGGCGAGGAGCGGATCGTCGTCACCGACCTTGCGCGGTTCACGGCGGAGGACATAGGCATGATGACAATCGTGATCATCGGTTCGAGCGAATCGAAAAATATCGGCGGCTGGTTCGTCACGCCGCGCGGATACAGGGGGAAACGGTTTTGATACTCCTTTTGGGCGGAGCGTCGGAGACCAAGTCCGTGGCCACGGCGCTTATGGAGGCCGGGTTTGAAACGCTTGTCTCCATGGCGACGGACAACGAATTGGACATTGGCGAAGGCCCCGGCGTCACCCGCAGGACTGGCAGGCTTTCGGAGACCGGCTTTATAAAGCTGATCGAAGAAAATGGCGTTGCGGCCCTGGTGGACGCGGCGCATCCATTCGCAACGGCCGCGCACGATACCGCGAAAAACGCCGCGAAAAACGCGGTAATCCCGTATTTCCGGCTGGAGCGGCCCGGTTCGAAGTACGATTACGATAAAATCCACTATGCCGATGATCACGAACATGCGGCGCAAATAGCCGCCGGGCTTGGGAAAGCCGTTTTGCTCACCACCGGATCGCGCAACCTTTGGCCATACGTGGCGGCGGTTCAAACATCGGGCACAAAGCTTGTGGCGCGCGTCCTGCCCCACGCCGAATCGGAGGATGCGGTGAAAAAGGCCGGCCTGGCGGACGCGAAGGTGATTTATGCCCGTGGCCCGTTCACCGTCGAGGAAA
The genomic region above belongs to Nitrospinota bacterium and contains:
- the cobK gene encoding precorrin-6A reductase, with the translated sequence MILLLGGASETKSVATALMEAGFETLVSMATDNELDIGEGPGVTRRTGRLSETGFIKLIEENGVAALVDAAHPFATAAHDTAKNAAKNAVIPYFRLERPGSKYDYDKIHYADDHEHAAQIAAGLGKAVLLTTGSRNLWPYVAAVQTSGTKLVARVLPHAESEDAVKKAGLADAKVIYARGPFTVEENLEVIREHGIGVIVTKDSGAAGGVPEKIESARAAGIDMVIVKRPELEAEAFSTVADLVAAVKETLMKARLDGR
- the cobM gene encoding precorrin-4 C(11)-methyltransferase — protein: MKVYFVGGGPGDPKLLTVRAVELLKNCKCCVYAGSLVSPEVLSLLPADAERHDSAGMDLTRIVEVFKRCAQGGIDVVRLHSGDPSIFGAIREQMNELDKLQIGYEVIPGVSSFQAAAAALNLELTAPEVSQTVILARTAGRTPVPDEQDLDALGATRATLCLFLSVQGLKEAARKLAVHYGGDCPAAVVSRASWPDQRIINGTLADIADKTESAGISRTAMVIVGWALSRDIPVSRLYAPEFSHGYRKGGE
- a CDS encoding cobalamin biosynthesis protein, with translation MKLAVITLSREGGKLAASLLDAIPGAAGFIHEKVDGADGRLKKFSRVVELTAKIFKKHDGLVYIAPCGAVVRAIAPHISGKKTDPAVVVVDIGGRYAVSLLSGHEGGANGLAVQVSNIIGAEPVISTSTDAAKNLIVGVGCRKGKEAAAIVAAVKSALEEAGERIEKVRVIASADVKSDEAGLIEAARELGAPLRFIPSEDIRNTWREFSRSKFVQQSVNLPAVAEPAALLAGRRTSLILEKRKYGGVTVALARENCSSLE
- the cbiE gene encoding precorrin-6y C5,15-methyltransferase (decarboxylating) subunit CbiE, which codes for MNKITIIGCGPGGEDYITPAARKKAMEAECLIGSERLLELFPVNGAERICVGGDTSKTIEAIASRFESKKVAALVSGDPGVRSMARLIIAKFGMHACDVVPGVSSVQCAFAKIGLDWTDAKIITAHDKIPDGDFAAILDSPKIAILAGAAGSVRWISEMAARAGAGKGLIVCENLTLPGEKVTAMPPDELSKYNAASMTVALLVNRELLE
- the cobJ gene encoding precorrin-3B C(17)-methyltransferase, which gives rise to MAIGQCSAVVGYKRYLDNVAGLTEGKRLVSSGMTQETERVREALRLAKEGESVALISSGDAGVYGMSGLAIELAQEDGVDLPIEIIPGVTAASAAGARLGAPLMLDYATISLSDLLVPWEAIRKRLEAVAEADMVTALYNPKSKKRVEQLEEAAEIFRKHRPGETPVGVCTSVGYDGEERIVVTDLARFTAEDIGMMTIVIIGSSESKNIGGWFVTPRGYRGKRF
- the cobI gene encoding precorrin-2 C(20)-methyltransferase → MSYGTLYGIGVGPGDPELITVKGARLLGECSRLFVPKARMKSESVAYAIVQRYVNPKAVIEELVFPMVTDKEELEQKWNESAAKIAQTLSTGADALFVTLGDSLLYSTYIYLVRALRKVAPEAKIVTVPGVTAFSAAAALTNFPVGEGKELVTIVPAADDLSSVRAALNGGGTVVMMKVGKRLGSIIEAIENAGALDGAVFAAYAGLEGERIETDLAKLKNEEPEAGYLSTILVHARKGS